atttttagGTCCTTCAGCATATCATTAGGTTAATCAAACTGCAGAAATATGTATCAAACTACTTCATTGCCGTCATTTTTCTTTACACTACAATGCCTTATAGAAGTTGAGAATCTGTACATATCACCAAACAGCCCATTAATGGCTTTGCACcattaatgctttttttctccCGAGGAAACCAcaaattttgtttaattttctggTATTTATCTTTGTGCAATACAATTTTTTTCCATGCCTGGAAAACTAcatgaaaaactaaaatatctgGCTTTCCCAGTGCTCTTCAGTTACACAGACTTTTACGCCCTCTGCTGgtagaaaatgtaaacatcagtaaaaaacaaaacaaaacaacaacaaaaaacatgcacCATGAACAAAAAGTAAAGTTACTTTTGTATATCAAGCCTCCTCTTTCTTTGAACCATTCTGAATATTCATCTGACATGAAGGTGACAGGGAGCAAAGAGATCAGATAATTTACTTTGTTTTGATAAAATGCACTTAAGTGACTGGTAGAtaggaaattatttttgtttcaaaatgtaCAATCTTACGAGATGTGTTAGTGTTCctgatacaataaaaaaaactgaaggaacTCAAGGTGTCAAAAATCATAGTAGTCTGCCAAGTTCCTGCAGTGTTTATCAGTCAGTGGCTGTGCTGATGTTGAAATGATGGCCATAGGTAGGTAGTAGGCAGCAACAAGCTTAATGTTACTTGCTGTGTGAGTTTCAGGTCCGTAATGAAGTCTGCAGAGCTTTCATATCCCTCAGCAGCCTCAGATTCCTCTTGCTTCTTTCTCCTGGTTTAAGTTTGAGTGCTCCAGAAGCGCGACCTCTAGTGGACACTGTTGTAGTCACTCTCACCTCATTCCTACTGCCCCGCCTCGTACTTGCTTCCTTTCTTAACTTCTTTATCTagaagagagacaggaaaacGTAAAGAACAGGAGtcacaaaagcaaacatttttccttttggactttgtttgctttgtgtgtgaactgaattgtttttgtgtaaacACCAacctgtgttttgtgtttgtatagCTTACTGATCtgctctcctttcctctccattTTCAGAAGCAGCCCCTCTTGCTCCCTCTGAAgctcttttctttcctgttcAGTCACACTGTACTCCAACTGCCTCATCAGCTCATCCTGctctctgcaacacacacacatacatacacgcaaTAACTTTTCACACCATTTGTAAGATCTGTAACAAATCACTCCTAATCGAGCTCATATGATAACTGCACTCACATGCTCATAAGTCGGAGCTCCTCCTGTAGTGCCTGCAGAAGCTCTGATAGTTCCTCCCCactggtggaggaggaagaagaggagctgTCTGAATGTCTGCGGCTGCCTGTCTCAGAGCTGTTTGGGTTGTTCGAGAGGACACGGTTGTTGCAAAGGTGCGGCTGGTGTCGCTTCAGGAGAGACAGAACTGACTGGACGTTTGCTCTGACAGAGTGGCTGCAGCCTACTGACTGAAAGTcaggaaggaaaagagaaagagagtcaaAAAGGCAGCCAGTGTGAGGAAAGTGCAgcattaaaaactacaatacaTGATGAATTTGCAAAGGCATGTATGTTTGTACTACCGTTCCAGTAACAAAAGGTACATCTCTGAGGCTCAATCTGTAGTGTGGCTGTGTGTAGGACGACTGCTGGGGTGAAGATTTCTGGAAGGTCAACATGAACTATCATAAGATCTTCAAGAAAGTGCCACGCTTTTATTTCTGATTAATCTATTATACGTTTTGATTCAATGATTGATCATTTACTCTATAAACTGTTTAAAAACTATGATAAACACCCATCATAAGTTGCCAAAGCTTAAAATGATGGATTCCAATTGACTATTTGTTCTGAAAAACAACTATTAAACCAAAGTATTTACTATATAGTGAGAGAGAATACCACGTAAGAATTGCATTCTAGTTGAATCCATTTAACTTCCTGCTTTTCTATTTTGTGTTCAAACTTTAACTTAAAAAGAGGGAAAGGAACATTGCTAGTGTGCTTAAACAGAAGTAAAACCTCAAACATGTGAAGGTCTTTACCTTTGAATTACACTTCCTGTCTTTGGACTGTGTGCTGGACAGGCAGGGTGACACTGATCGCAGCAGGATCCGGTTGGCCTCCAAACCTGTCTGTAACTGAGGAACGCCGAGTGCACACACATTtcaatatatacatttattcatttagtatacagtatgtaaaacaATAGACTATAGTTTCTTTTAAATACTGTAAGCAACATTGCAAGCTGACAATAGTGAGTACATGGATAAAATGGTagctaaaaacaaaatacacaattcTGTTTACCTGGTTAGCTTTATCCTGGACCAGTTTTCTCTGGTACTCCTCCTCCTGTAGTTTCATCTCTAGCTCCTGAATCTTAACCtggcacattcacacacagatttatCATATGGAGACTGACTTTATGCTGTCTTTTGACAATATGCTCTTCCTTATGACAGAGAGAAGAGCATGGGACAGAGGCAGCTCAGTAGTTAAGGTTATTATGGGTTTTTACACTATTTCTCTACCTGACATTTGACCGTGTTCTTATGTGTACCTCAGCTTGGTTCTGTGTACGTGTCAGCCTGAGATACTCCTGCTCCAGTCGCTCCAGCTTCTCCAACTGGGCATGCTCTGACACTGTGCCAGGTTGTTGATCAGCTGACCTGACTGTCTCCATGGAAACCTTAAAGTGTAGGGAACAATTAATACAAATTTACTCACGTacatagagctgcaacgataagtTGATTGATGGATTAGTCAGTTGTCagaaatgaatcagcaactattttgataatcgaacaatcgttttagtcattaaaaaaaaaaaaatcaagcaaaaatgacaaatatttgctgattgcagcttctcaaatgtgaggatttgatgcttttctgtgtcatacatgacagtaatctgaatatctttagattttgttgctcagacaaaacaggacattttcaAGATGTCAGTCTGAGCTCTAAGAAACTGgcttttttcactcttttctgaaattttatagatgaaacgattaataatcattacagtaattgttagaaaatattcagcaatagaaataatcattagttgctgccCCACATGCACACTAACAAGCCCTTTCCTCAACAACATTGCATTTATGCATgggtatttatgtgtattttatagAAAGACCGAACACTGGGTTAACCTGCTGTTTGAGCAGACTCGTCCTGTCTGCCTTAGCATTGCGCAACATCCTCCTCATGTGATCCAACTGTCGCTCCAACTTCACACAGCGAGACTCTGCAGCCGCAAGGTGGGTGATCAAcactgtggaggaaaaaataaaaggacACCAACATGTAGGATAAAGATAcggagaaaaaaataacatgatgaaagaaaattggaaaatataacaacataaGCTAAAAAGTTATGACATTATGTATCATTATATCCTATTCATATACTCACCTTGGTTGCAGTTGGACCCGTCACTTGTCTCTCTCCTTGTGTCTGTCTGATTATTTAAGACTCTCTGTGTCATTTTATCactctgtaaatgtgtgtgtgatgcatcTTTCCCCATACTGTGCAGACTGAGCTCTTCGCGTCCTTTCTCCAACTCCAACCTCCTAATCTTCTCCTGGAGGTTCCTCAAAGCAGATAAGATtgctacacatgcacacacacaagcattatGAGTGAGAACTTAGTTAGACAAATGCAATAGATATGAGGATATACTGATAGATTTCAAACA
This region of Thunnus maccoyii chromosome 6, fThuMac1.1, whole genome shotgun sequence genomic DNA includes:
- the cep57 gene encoding centrosomal protein of 57 kDa yields the protein MESLSKTSAVDATREKELHPPPSGVVSDSLSLPSYKEYPAHRPLINTLVLHTPQTRTHNSCRPSSPSKAFPETSSAAILSALRNLQEKIRRLELEKGREELSLHSMGKDASHTHLQSDKMTQRVLNNQTDTRRETSDGSNCNQVLITHLAAAESRCVKLERQLDHMRRMLRNAKADRTSLLKQQVSMETVRSADQQPGTVSEHAQLEKLERLEQEYLRLTRTQNQAEVKIQELEMKLQEEEYQRKLVQDKANQLQTGLEANRILLRSVSPCLSSTQSKDRKCNSKKSSPQQSSYTQPHYRLSLRDVPFVTGTSVGCSHSVRANVQSVLSLLKRHQPHLCNNRVLSNNPNSSETGSRRHSDSSSSSSSTSGEELSELLQALQEELRLMSIEQDELMRQLEYSVTEQERKELQREQEGLLLKMERKGEQISKLYKHKTQIKKLRKEASTRRGSRNEVRVTTTVSTRGRASGALKLKPGERSKRNLRLLRDMKALQTSLRT